The following coding sequences lie in one Maylandia zebra isolate NMK-2024a linkage group LG14, Mzebra_GT3a, whole genome shotgun sequence genomic window:
- the vwa7 gene encoding von Willebrand factor A domain-containing protein 7 isoform X2, with product MRIEDTPTCMECFSTTCRNNLLPRLKTTQGNSQLLTTGYFSTFPPKPQGKCSHGGILDSSRFSGAKGGINKDSTSPLFSPHHYLHLKAATLATEATLTVLRDLRDSVGHRNFLKLFSVKQVPALVFVMDTTGSMFEEIHAARLRAQSIIQSRANSPGQLGTFVLVPFHDPGVGPVFETDDPGQFMQHMEGLMALGGGDEPEMCLSAIQLALTHSPPLSEIFVFTDASPKDAHLFGVVKALSLEKQSKVTFLLTEDPNYTKESRGRLMRRKRRSREPLSPDRFNLYSSLSSLSGGLTIFTTNSDIHRVSTIVEDNTAADKVTLLHVESHKDLMSVHTFRVDSSVKNVTLHVSGTMTECILTSPSDQSQSLLNEEGPLAVLQQFQGLYRVNLFPPLQPGQWKLQAKSNGHLTFNVIGDSGVDFLYYFAIITNETHPGLARVDGNPTAGVPAFLVVAVTGLGSDEEASFSHATLLGAEGESLQQVKLNSSSSSIYSLEELVGLVDPFPRVPFCIRLSGEDSRGNKLERVSTEMVEPTHIQIQVLSLPDLVPGQSAVVNFEIQNHGAAQNFSWTADDDCGYLLMTEPHSFLVAEQRSFRDQVYLQTPATAQAGVTVTLTLTVNDLHSADSNYAVAYLTVVPQDSDTSPPSCSAARVQSNCSAICNATSWSVSLSVSDIGHSGLDALQLQEGEGILILFHSNPTSEDSLGEPGIELQQTQRDKSTNGAYHHHQEQHNHKARLETGGPPLNISEWSLDVSQPLFVSYTSSCCSTQAKMLVWDKAGNMKRCHLTNGQKRQLQNKSTETSGTGQKMPTGFFFLLLGLLCFPLL from the exons atgagaatcg AAGACACACCTACCTGTATGGAGTGCTTCAGTACCACCTGTCGAAACAACCTTCTGCCAAGACTGAAAACCACACAGGGAAACTCTCAGCTGCTCACCACTGGATATTTCAGTACATTTCCTCCAAAACCTCAGG gcAAATGCAGTCATGGAGGTATTCTAGACAGCAGCCGCTTCTCGGGCGCCAAAGGGGGCATCAACAAGGACAGCACCTCACCTCTCTTCTCCCCTCATCATTACCTCCATCTCAAAGCTGCCACTTTGGCTACTGAGGCCACCCTGACTGTGCTGAGAGACCTCAGAGACTCTGTGGGCCACAGAAACTTTCTCAA ACTCTTTAGTGTGAAGCAAGTTCCTGCACTGGTTTTTGTCATGGACACCACAGGCAGCATGTTTGAGGAGATCCACGCTGCTCGTCTTCGGGCTCAATCCATCATACAGAGCAGAGCCAACAGCCCGGGGCAACTCGGCACCTTTGTGCTCGTCCCCTTCCACGATCCAG GAGTAGGACCGGTATTTGAGACTGATGATCCAGGCCAGTTCATGCAGCACATGGAGGGGCTGATGGCTCTTGGAGGCGGAGATGAACCAGAGATGTGCCTCTCCGCAATTCAG CTGGCACTCACTCACAGTCCACCTCTGTCTGAGATCTTCGTGTTCACTGACGCTTCCCCTAAAGATGCCCATTTATTCGGTGTGGTGAAGGCCCTCTCCCTCGAGAAACAGAGCAAG GTGACTTTTCTCCTTACTGAAGATCCCAACTACACCAAAGAGAGCCGAGGCAGGttaatgaggaggaagaggagaagtaGAGAACCTTTATCTCCTGATCGTTTTAATCTCTACTCTTCACTGTCCTCCCTGTCAGGAGGACTAACAATATTCACCACCAACTCTGACATACACAGGGTCTCCACAATAGTGGAGGACAACACAGCAGCTGACAAG GTGACCCTCCTCCATGTGGAAAGTCACAAAGACCTGATGTCCGTTCATACATTTAGAGTTGACAGCTCGGTAAAAAATGTCACCCTACATGTCTCTGGCACTATGACGGAGTGTATCCTTACCAGTCCATCAG ACCAGAGTCAGTCACTGTTGAATGAAGAAGGTCCCCTAGCAGTGCTACAGCAATTTCAGGGACTGTACCGTGTCAACCTGTTTCCTCCTTTACAACCTGGCCAGTGGAAACTGCAAGCCAAGAGCAATGGGCATCTTACGTTCAATGTTATAG GTGACAGCGGTGTAGACTTCCTGTATTATTTTGCAATTATAACCAATGAGACACACCCGGGTCTGGCCAGAGTTGATGGTAATCCTACAGCAG GTGTTCCTGCCTTTCTAGTGGTGGCTGTTACAGGCCTGGGTTCAGATGAAGAGGCATCTTTTAGTCATGCAACACTGCTGGGGGCTGAAGGAGAAAGTCTTCAGCAGGTGAAGCTcaactcctcctcttcatctatCTATTCCTTGGAGGAGCTGGTGGGCTTGGTGGACCCTTTTCCCAGAGTTCCCTTCTGCATTAGACTTTCAGGCGAGGACAGCAGAGGAAACAAACTGGAGAGGGTTTCCACAGAGATGGTGGAGCCCACTCACATTCAGATACAG GTGCTTTCTCTTCCTGACCTCGTGCCTGGTCAGAGTGCTGTGGTGAACTTTGAGATCCAAAACCACGGTGCAGCACAGAACTTCAGTTGGACAGCCGATGATGACTGTGGATATCTTCTTATGACAGAGCCCCACAG CTTTCTTGTAGCAGAACAAAGGTCTTTTCGTGACCAGGTGTACCTCCAGACTCCAGCCACAGCGCAGGCAGGGGTGACAGTCACCCTTACACTGACTGTAAATGATCTTCATTCTGCTGACTCAAATTATGCAGTGGCCTACTTGACTGTGGTCCCTCAG GATTCAGACACGTCCCCACCATCCTGCTCTGCAGCACGAGTCCAATCGAACTGTTCTGCAATTTGCAACGCGACTAGCTGgagtgtgtctctgtctgtatCAGATATCGGACACTCTGGCCTTGATGCTCTGCAGCTACAGGAAGGTGAAGGTATTCTGATTTTGTTTCACAGTAACCCAACCTCAGAGGACAGCCTTGGAGAGCCTGGCATTGAGCTGCAacagacacagagggataaATCAACAAATGGAgcctaccaccaccaccaagaGCAACACAACCACAAGGCCAGATTAGAGACAGGGGGCCCCCCTTTGAATATTTCAGAATGGTCGCTGGATGTATCTCAGCCACTGTTTGTGAGCTACACATCCAGCTGCTGCTCTACTCAGGCAAAGATGCTGGTTTGGGACAAAGCTGGAAACATGAAACGCTGCCATCTAACAAATGGTCAGAAGAGGCAGCTACAAAACAAGAGTACAGAAACCAGTGGGACTGGACAGAAAATGCCCAcaggcttctttttcttgctgtTAGGCCTGCTGTGCTTTCCTCTGCTTTAG
- the vwa7 gene encoding von Willebrand factor A domain-containing protein 7 isoform X1 — MSQHRGIWRRQVHLFTLPYLLLLASPCEGFLPDLWSRVLTLSWDSHTHQYITERAILNVTLETLRGLKKHHGNHDKEEIRLGRGFWRAVGDVVKSNAAMDFRSSTRSDPVYHFDSEHIESATVMLRRFWTHTVLSVRAKEYQSARHSLGQLFHSLQDFYSHSNWVEMGQRSIYLHLLQPEEPAVPVAKEDTPTCMECFSTTCRNNLLPRLKTTQGNSQLLTTGYFSTFPPKPQGKCSHGGILDSSRFSGAKGGINKDSTSPLFSPHHYLHLKAATLATEATLTVLRDLRDSVGHRNFLKLFSVKQVPALVFVMDTTGSMFEEIHAARLRAQSIIQSRANSPGQLGTFVLVPFHDPGVGPVFETDDPGQFMQHMEGLMALGGGDEPEMCLSAIQLALTHSPPLSEIFVFTDASPKDAHLFGVVKALSLEKQSKVTFLLTEDPNYTKESRGRLMRRKRRSREPLSPDRFNLYSSLSSLSGGLTIFTTNSDIHRVSTIVEDNTAADKVTLLHVESHKDLMSVHTFRVDSSVKNVTLHVSGTMTECILTSPSDQSQSLLNEEGPLAVLQQFQGLYRVNLFPPLQPGQWKLQAKSNGHLTFNVIGDSGVDFLYYFAIITNETHPGLARVDGNPTAGVPAFLVVAVTGLGSDEEASFSHATLLGAEGESLQQVKLNSSSSSIYSLEELVGLVDPFPRVPFCIRLSGEDSRGNKLERVSTEMVEPTHIQIQVLSLPDLVPGQSAVVNFEIQNHGAAQNFSWTADDDCGYLLMTEPHSFLVAEQRSFRDQVYLQTPATAQAGVTVTLTLTVNDLHSADSNYAVAYLTVVPQDSDTSPPSCSAARVQSNCSAICNATSWSVSLSVSDIGHSGLDALQLQEGEGILILFHSNPTSEDSLGEPGIELQQTQRDKSTNGAYHHHQEQHNHKARLETGGPPLNISEWSLDVSQPLFVSYTSSCCSTQAKMLVWDKAGNMKRCHLTNGQKRQLQNKSTETSGTGQKMPTGFFFLLLGLLCFPLL, encoded by the exons ATGTCACAGCACAGAGGAATCTGGAGGAGGCAGGTGCACCTTTTTACCCTCCCTTACCTTCTTCTCCTGGCTTCACCGTGCGAGGGTTTCCTCCCTGACTTGTGGTCTAGAGTGCTGACTCTGTCCTGGGACTCACACACTCACCAGTACATTACAGAGCGGGCCATTCTAAACGTAACCCTGGAGACTCTGAGGGGACTAAAAAAACACCATGGAAACCATGataaagaggag ATCAGACTGGGACGTGGATTTTGGAGAGCTGTGGGAGATGTGGTGAAATCCAATGCAGCCATGGACTTCCGGAGCTCCACAAGGTCTGACCCAGTTTACCACTTTGATTCAGAGCATATTGAAAGTGCCACGGTCATGCTACGACGGTTCTGGACCCACACTGTGCTCTCAGTGCGGGCCAAAGAGTACCAAAGTGCCCGTCATAGCCTGGGTCAGCTATTTCATTCACTGCAG GACTTCTACAGCCACAGTAACTGGGTGGAGATGGGCCAGCGTTCTATTTACCTCCATCTGCTTCAGCCAGAGGAGCCTGCCGTGCCTGTAGCTAAAG AAGACACACCTACCTGTATGGAGTGCTTCAGTACCACCTGTCGAAACAACCTTCTGCCAAGACTGAAAACCACACAGGGAAACTCTCAGCTGCTCACCACTGGATATTTCAGTACATTTCCTCCAAAACCTCAGG gcAAATGCAGTCATGGAGGTATTCTAGACAGCAGCCGCTTCTCGGGCGCCAAAGGGGGCATCAACAAGGACAGCACCTCACCTCTCTTCTCCCCTCATCATTACCTCCATCTCAAAGCTGCCACTTTGGCTACTGAGGCCACCCTGACTGTGCTGAGAGACCTCAGAGACTCTGTGGGCCACAGAAACTTTCTCAA ACTCTTTAGTGTGAAGCAAGTTCCTGCACTGGTTTTTGTCATGGACACCACAGGCAGCATGTTTGAGGAGATCCACGCTGCTCGTCTTCGGGCTCAATCCATCATACAGAGCAGAGCCAACAGCCCGGGGCAACTCGGCACCTTTGTGCTCGTCCCCTTCCACGATCCAG GAGTAGGACCGGTATTTGAGACTGATGATCCAGGCCAGTTCATGCAGCACATGGAGGGGCTGATGGCTCTTGGAGGCGGAGATGAACCAGAGATGTGCCTCTCCGCAATTCAG CTGGCACTCACTCACAGTCCACCTCTGTCTGAGATCTTCGTGTTCACTGACGCTTCCCCTAAAGATGCCCATTTATTCGGTGTGGTGAAGGCCCTCTCCCTCGAGAAACAGAGCAAG GTGACTTTTCTCCTTACTGAAGATCCCAACTACACCAAAGAGAGCCGAGGCAGGttaatgaggaggaagaggagaagtaGAGAACCTTTATCTCCTGATCGTTTTAATCTCTACTCTTCACTGTCCTCCCTGTCAGGAGGACTAACAATATTCACCACCAACTCTGACATACACAGGGTCTCCACAATAGTGGAGGACAACACAGCAGCTGACAAG GTGACCCTCCTCCATGTGGAAAGTCACAAAGACCTGATGTCCGTTCATACATTTAGAGTTGACAGCTCGGTAAAAAATGTCACCCTACATGTCTCTGGCACTATGACGGAGTGTATCCTTACCAGTCCATCAG ACCAGAGTCAGTCACTGTTGAATGAAGAAGGTCCCCTAGCAGTGCTACAGCAATTTCAGGGACTGTACCGTGTCAACCTGTTTCCTCCTTTACAACCTGGCCAGTGGAAACTGCAAGCCAAGAGCAATGGGCATCTTACGTTCAATGTTATAG GTGACAGCGGTGTAGACTTCCTGTATTATTTTGCAATTATAACCAATGAGACACACCCGGGTCTGGCCAGAGTTGATGGTAATCCTACAGCAG GTGTTCCTGCCTTTCTAGTGGTGGCTGTTACAGGCCTGGGTTCAGATGAAGAGGCATCTTTTAGTCATGCAACACTGCTGGGGGCTGAAGGAGAAAGTCTTCAGCAGGTGAAGCTcaactcctcctcttcatctatCTATTCCTTGGAGGAGCTGGTGGGCTTGGTGGACCCTTTTCCCAGAGTTCCCTTCTGCATTAGACTTTCAGGCGAGGACAGCAGAGGAAACAAACTGGAGAGGGTTTCCACAGAGATGGTGGAGCCCACTCACATTCAGATACAG GTGCTTTCTCTTCCTGACCTCGTGCCTGGTCAGAGTGCTGTGGTGAACTTTGAGATCCAAAACCACGGTGCAGCACAGAACTTCAGTTGGACAGCCGATGATGACTGTGGATATCTTCTTATGACAGAGCCCCACAG CTTTCTTGTAGCAGAACAAAGGTCTTTTCGTGACCAGGTGTACCTCCAGACTCCAGCCACAGCGCAGGCAGGGGTGACAGTCACCCTTACACTGACTGTAAATGATCTTCATTCTGCTGACTCAAATTATGCAGTGGCCTACTTGACTGTGGTCCCTCAG GATTCAGACACGTCCCCACCATCCTGCTCTGCAGCACGAGTCCAATCGAACTGTTCTGCAATTTGCAACGCGACTAGCTGgagtgtgtctctgtctgtatCAGATATCGGACACTCTGGCCTTGATGCTCTGCAGCTACAGGAAGGTGAAGGTATTCTGATTTTGTTTCACAGTAACCCAACCTCAGAGGACAGCCTTGGAGAGCCTGGCATTGAGCTGCAacagacacagagggataaATCAACAAATGGAgcctaccaccaccaccaagaGCAACACAACCACAAGGCCAGATTAGAGACAGGGGGCCCCCCTTTGAATATTTCAGAATGGTCGCTGGATGTATCTCAGCCACTGTTTGTGAGCTACACATCCAGCTGCTGCTCTACTCAGGCAAAGATGCTGGTTTGGGACAAAGCTGGAAACATGAAACGCTGCCATCTAACAAATGGTCAGAAGAGGCAGCTACAAAACAAGAGTACAGAAACCAGTGGGACTGGACAGAAAATGCCCAcaggcttctttttcttgctgtTAGGCCTGCTGTGCTTTCCTCTGCTTTAG